A genomic region of Candidatus Edwardsbacteria bacterium RifOxyA12_full_54_48 contains the following coding sequences:
- a CDS encoding type II secretion system protein GspE yields MALKVGDMLLKAGMISPEQLEQALKEQQTSGQRLGSLLVKLGFVTEDEVVAFLSKQFNVPSVNLNDYKIDEPVLKLIPPHIAQKYGLIPLSRLGRSVTVAMVNPNDVLAMEDIKFSTGFEVRPVIASEAAIWSAIDKQYGSAGMLEDVMKAMDEAEADVDAGDLEVLEEQQEAGGDSASEMAAAIESSPAAKLVNGLIAEAVKRNATDIHIEPYEKEIRVRMSVYGVLHEVMSPPLRMKSSIAARIKIIAKLKIEEKRFPQDGRLRMIIQGKPIDIRVSIIPTAFGEKVALRILDRSAVSFDLPTLGFEPEPLKYLLKAIQTPFGIVLVTGPTGSGKTTTMYACLESINHPDTNIMTAEEPVEYSLMGVNQVAVHEEGGTTFTAALKAFLRQDPNIIMVGEIRDRQTAEIAIRSSLTGHLVLSTVHTNSASLTITRLVDMGVEPFMIASSLLLVESQRLVRKICSYCKEQYKPEEKMLREFLGDKVDIAGFTAFRGKGCSECRNTGYKGRIGLAEILPISPAIRDLILERAPTFKIEAQAVKEGMSTLRMDGIHKVRSGITTIEEVIKETVAAAE; encoded by the coding sequence ATGGCGTTAAAAGTTGGAGATATGCTTCTCAAGGCCGGGATGATCAGCCCGGAGCAGTTGGAGCAGGCCCTTAAGGAACAGCAGACCTCGGGCCAGAGGCTGGGCTCCCTGCTGGTAAAACTGGGATTTGTCACCGAGGACGAGGTGGTGGCCTTCTTGAGCAAGCAGTTCAACGTCCCCTCGGTCAACCTGAACGATTACAAGATCGACGAGCCCGTCCTTAAACTGATACCGCCCCATATAGCCCAGAAGTACGGACTGATCCCCCTGTCGCGCCTGGGACGGAGCGTGACCGTGGCCATGGTCAACCCCAACGATGTCCTGGCCATGGAGGACATAAAATTCTCCACCGGTTTCGAGGTCCGTCCGGTGATAGCCTCCGAGGCCGCCATCTGGTCGGCCATCGACAAGCAATACGGGTCGGCCGGCATGCTGGAGGATGTGATGAAGGCCATGGATGAGGCCGAGGCCGACGTGGATGCCGGAGACCTGGAGGTCCTGGAGGAACAGCAGGAGGCGGGCGGAGATTCCGCCTCGGAGATGGCCGCGGCCATCGAGAGCAGCCCGGCGGCCAAGCTGGTCAACGGCCTGATAGCCGAGGCGGTCAAGCGCAATGCCACCGACATCCACATCGAGCCCTATGAGAAGGAGATCCGGGTCCGGATGTCGGTCTACGGCGTGCTGCACGAGGTGATGTCGCCCCCCTTAAGGATGAAGAGCTCCATAGCGGCCCGGATAAAGATCATCGCCAAATTAAAGATCGAGGAAAAGCGCTTTCCCCAGGACGGCCGCCTGCGGATGATCATCCAGGGCAAGCCGATAGACATCCGGGTGTCCATCATCCCCACCGCCTTCGGGGAGAAGGTGGCCCTGCGCATTCTGGACCGCAGCGCGGTGTCATTCGACCTGCCCACCCTGGGGTTCGAGCCGGAGCCGCTGAAATATCTGTTGAAGGCCATCCAGACGCCCTTCGGGATCGTGCTGGTCACCGGGCCCACCGGCTCCGGCAAGACCACCACCATGTACGCCTGCCTGGAATCCATCAACCATCCGGACACCAATATCATGACCGCCGAGGAGCCGGTGGAGTACAGTCTGATGGGGGTCAATCAGGTGGCGGTGCACGAGGAAGGCGGCACCACCTTTACCGCCGCCCTGAAAGCCTTTTTAAGGCAGGATCCCAACATCATCATGGTGGGAGAGATCCGCGACCGGCAGACGGCCGAGATCGCCATCCGGTCATCGCTCACCGGGCATCTGGTGCTGTCCACCGTCCACACCAACAGCGCCTCGCTGACCATCACCCGGCTGGTGGACATGGGGGTGGAGCCGTTCATGATCGCCTCTTCGCTGCTGCTGGTGGAATCCCAGCGGCTGGTCCGCAAGATCTGCTCCTACTGCAAGGAGCAGTACAAACCGGAGGAAAAGATGCTGCGCGAATTTCTGGGCGACAAGGTGGATATCGCCGGTTTCACCGCCTTCCGGGGCAAGGGCTGTTCGGAGTGCCGCAATACCGGATACAAGGGCCGGATCGGCCTGGCCGAGATCCTGCCGATTAGCCCGGCCATCAGGGACCTGATACTGGAGCGGGCCCCCACCTTCAAGATAGAGGCCCAGGCTGTGAAAGAAGGGATGTCCACCCTGCGGATGGACGGCATCCACAAGGTCCGCAGCGGTATAACCACCATC